The Glycine soja cultivar W05 chromosome 8, ASM419377v2, whole genome shotgun sequence genome has a window encoding:
- the LOC114423699 gene encoding UV-B-induced protein At3g17800, chloroplastic-like has translation MENCVFHHHHHHLRSMITLPQPSSLKPNLRVCPKVMRVRASAGRRHCEFSSQNAPLEPRSLAGKFLSGVLQNRRQLFHVLAKEELKMLSDDRDSAIARMRLSHHSDEALLHRRIAQVKENESMIAIEDVMYLLILYKFSEIRVHLVPKLSSCIYNGRLEILPSKDWDLESIHSMEVLDIIRKHVSTVTGLRSNPSVRESWETTPIRQFWLARVYVASILYGYFLKSVSLRYNLERSLSLSDHDLHHGHKTGPSFQDMYRSGPKDVMLGNKSDIRSVWHGLIGQEEEIEDLTCYVTGFHPGSFERCAKLRSKEAVHLVESHSNALFGDGKSGLSQHDDVIVTSFSSLRRLVLEAVAFGSFLWETEDYIDNVYKLKDQVVE, from the exons ATGGAAAACTGtgtcttccaccaccaccaccaccaccttagGAGCATGATCACTCTTCCACAACCATCTTCACTGAAACCGAACTTGAGAGTGTGCCCCAAAGTTATGAGGGTGAGAGCGAGCGCGGGAAGGAGGCACTGCGAGTTCAGCAGCCAGAACGCGCCCCTTGAGCCACGGTCCCTGGCGGGGAAGTTTCTGAGCGGCGTGTTGCAGAACCGCCGCCAGCTGTTCCACGTGCTTGCCAAGGAAGAGTTGAAGATGCTGAGTGATGACAGAGACTCTGCTATTGCTCGCATGCGTCTCAGTCACCACTCTGATGAAGCCTTGCTTCACAG GAGGATTGCACAAGTGAAAGAGAATGAGTCTATGATTGCTATAGAAGATGTTATGTATTTGCTGATTTTATACAAGTTTTCCGAGATCAGGGTTCATTTGGTTCCAAAGCTTTCTAGTTGCATATACAATGGAAGGCTAGAAATATTGCCCTCTAAGGACTGGGATCTAGAGTCTATTCACAGCATGGAGGTTTTGGATATCATAAGGAAACACGTCAGTACCGTGACAGGTTTGAGATCAAATCCTAGTGTAAGGGAGAGTTGGGAAACGACTCCTATTCGACAATTCTGGCTTGCCCGAGTCTATGTCGCCTCCATATTATATGGCTACTTTTTGAAGTCAGTTTCATTGAGGTACAACCTAGAGCGAAGTCTGTCTTTGTCTGACCATGATCTTCATCATGGTCACAAGACCGGCCCTTCATTTCAGGACATGTATCGTTCTGGGCCAAAAGATGTGATGCTTGGCAACAAGAGTGACATACGATCTGTATGGCATGGTTTAATCGGGCAGGAAGAGGAAATCGAGGATTTAACATGTTATGTTACGGGCTTTCACCCTGGATCATTTGAGAGATGTGCCAAACTGAGATCCAAGGAAGCTGTGCATTTGGTAGAGAGTCATAGTAATGCACTTTTTGGAGATGGGAAATCTGGTTTGTCTCAGCATGATGATGTTATTGTAACTTCATTTTCTAGTCTGAGGAGGCTAGTCTTGGAAGCTGTTGCTTTTGGATCTTTCCTGTGGGAGACAGAAGATTACATTGACAATGTATATAAGCTTAAAGATCAAGTGGTTGAGTGA